One window from the genome of Buchnera aphidicola (Macrosiphoniella sanborni) encodes:
- the hslV gene encoding ATP-dependent protease subunit HslV → MTTILSVRLKNKVVIGGDGQATLGNTIMKSNVKKIRSLYHDKVIAGFAGGTADAFTLFEMFEKKLAIYQGQLQRSAIELAKDWRSDKMLRKLEALLAVADKETSLIITGNGDVIQPEDDLIAIGSGGSYAQSSAKALIDNTNLDANEIVKKSLHIAANICIYTNHKFTIKELFSEK, encoded by the coding sequence GTGACTACAATATTAAGCGTAAGGTTAAAAAATAAAGTAGTAATTGGAGGTGATGGACAAGCGACTTTAGGCAATACCATTATGAAAAGTAATGTAAAAAAAATTAGATCTTTATATCACGATAAAGTAATTGCTGGTTTTGCAGGAGGAACTGCAGATGCTTTTACTTTATTTGAAATGTTTGAAAAAAAATTAGCTATATATCAAGGGCAATTACAACGTTCTGCTATTGAATTAGCAAAAGATTGGCGATCAGATAAAATGTTGCGAAAATTAGAAGCTTTATTAGCTGTAGCTGATAAAGAAACTTCATTAATTATTACAGGGAATGGAGACGTAATACAACCTGAAGATGATTTGATAGCCATAGGATCAGGTGGATCTTATGCTCAATCTTCTGCTAAAGCATTAATTGATAACACTAATTTAGATGCAAATGAGATTGTAAAAAAATCCTTACATATAGCTGCGAATATTTGTATTTATACAAATCATAAATTTACCATAAAAGAATTGTTTTCAGAAAAATAA